GGCAAGGAGGCCGCCAGGGAATGGGGCCCGCTGCGATACACCTGATTCCTCTCCAGCGTGTCCAGGGCCGTCAGGATTTCTCCCAGATCGCGGCTCTTGAACACGACGCCGCTGACGCCCTCTTCATAGAGGCTGGCGACGATCACTGGCGAAGTGATCATGGTATGGATCAGGATGCGCACGTCGGGAAAGTTGCGGCGCAGGTACTGCACCAGCGCCAAGCCGTCGCTGTAGCCATCCTCGGACGGCATGTTGTAGTCGGTGATGATGACGTCGGGCGCCAGCTCGCGCGTCTTGCGGATCAACTCCGCGGCATTGGTGGCATCCCCGACGATCTGGTGGCGGCCGGCGCCTTCGAGCACATTGCGAACGCCGAGGATTACCACTTGATGGTCATCGGCCAGCAGGATTCGTGTCATTCTTTTTGCTCCCATTTTGATGCTTTCGACAAGGCTTCCTGCGATCTTTCCGGGCAGGGCCCGGGGGCTACAACTCCGTGAATCTTTCGGTCAACTGGGCCAGCGTGCTCTTGACCGCGTTCTCGAGCATCGCTGTCATTCCTTCCTCGGCGATCTTCTGTTCCAGCACGCCGCAAAACCGCGCGATGTCCTCGGCGTTCATCACCGCCAGCGATCCGCGCATCCGGTGCAGGGTCGCGACGGCCGCGGGCGCGTCGCGCGCGGCCAGGGCCGCCCGCATCGACGCCATGTCCTCGCGCATGGTGGTATTGAAGGCCGCGCGCAAATGGCTGTCGAAGAGCTCCTTGGGCTT
The Achromobacter sp. AONIH1 DNA segment above includes these coding regions:
- a CDS encoding response regulator transcription factor, with the translated sequence MTRILLADDHQVVILGVRNVLEGAGRHQIVGDATNAAELIRKTRELAPDVIITDYNMPSEDGYSDGLALVQYLRRNFPDVRILIHTMITSPVIVASLYEEGVSGVVFKSRDLGEILTALDTLERNQVYRSGPHSLAASLPGAPQDAATRIGRLSPKELEVLRHFLAGTSVGEIARIMNRSVKTVSTHKVAAMRKLDVETDHELVMFGVNYDLFK